From the Rhinatrema bivittatum chromosome 3, aRhiBiv1.1, whole genome shotgun sequence genome, one window contains:
- the KDM8 gene encoding bifunctional peptidase and arginyl-hydroxylase JMJD5 yields the protein MAQRELGDEMSPVCSEVRKVLPSTRDEMGFDFSETVHPSVVYLLLQARDLLYEGSEDQCLAVSEMILDYAWERLNSGTWKYVDKEWRRVYSYGCLFKALCLCPKERALEEAVRTCDMGLLMGASILDNVLVRIINILQKHLACRKRTARDGADALNKKKMKSDPPLSVPLLKSASAIPLLRCPSLEHFKENYLIPQQPVVLDGITEHWPCMKKWSLAYLREVAGCRTVPVELGSRYTDEEWSQTLMTVNEFIDKYIEDEQSGVGYLAQHQLFDQIPELKQDICIPDYCCLGEGDEEEITINAWFGPAGTVSPLHQDPQQNFLAQAVGKKYIRLYSVSETKNLYPHETHILHNTSQVDVENPDFRNFPKFAEALYKECILTPGQVLFIPVKYWHYVRALDISFSVSFWWS from the coding sequence ATGGCACAACGAGAGCTGGGGGATGAGATGAGCCCTGTCTGCTCTGAGGTGAGGAAAGTGCTGCCAAGTACCAGAGACGAAATGGGTTTCGATTTCAGCGAGACGGTGCACCCCAGCGTGGTGTATTTACTGCTACAAGCCCGAGACCTGCTGTACGAGGGCAGCGAGGATCAGTGCTTGGCGGTAAGCGAAATGATACTGGACTATGCGTGGGAGAGGCTCAACAGTGGGACTTGGAAATATGTGGACAAGGAGTGGAGGAGAGTCTACTCTTACGGCTGTCTTTTTAAGGCTTTGTGCCTTTGCCCTAAGGAAAGAGCGCTGGAAGAAGCAGTGAGGACCTGTGACATGGGCTTATTAATGGGAGCATCCATTTTAGACAATGTTCTGGTCAGGATTATAAATATTCTTCAGAAGCATCTCGCTTGTAGGAAAAGGACAGCTAGAGATGGAGCTGATGCccttaacaaaaagaaaatgaagagtgATCCTCCTCTCTCAGTACCGCTGCTGAAATCCGCGTCGGCGATTCCACTGCTTCGCTGCCCCTCTCTGGAACACTTCAAAGAGAATTACTTGATCCCTCAACAGCCAGTGGTTTTGGATGGGATTACTGAACATTGGCCATGTATGAAGAAATGGAGTTTGGCTTATTTACGTGAAGTAGCTGGCTGCCGAACGGTTCCAGTGGAACTTGGTTCTAGATACACCGATGAAGAATGGTCCCAGACCCTCATGACAGTCAATGAATTTATTGATAAATATATAGAGGATGAGCAGAGCGGTGTTGGATATCTTGCCCAGCACCAGCTTTTTGATCAGATACCAGAACTAAAGCAGGATATTTGCATCCCAGACTATTGCTGCCTTGGTGAAGGGGATGAAGAAGAAATTACAATCAATGCTTGGTTTGGCCCAGCAGGAACCGTCTCTCCACTTCATCAAGATCCACAGCAAAACTTTTTAGCCCAGGCTGTAGGGAAAAAGTATATCCGTCTCTATTCGGTTAGTGAAACAAAAAATCTATATCCACACGAAACGCACATTCTTCACAACACCAGTCAAGTTGATGTGGAAAACCCAGACTTCAGGAACTTCCCCAAGTTTGCAGAAGCCCTGTACAAAGAATGCATTTTGACTCCTGGACAAGTCTTGTTTATCCCAGTTAAATACTGGCATTATGTGCGAGCTCTTGATATCAGCTTTTCTGTCAGCTTCTGGTGGTCCTAA